The nucleotide window TAAAAAGCCAGAATTGCAATCTTGTTACAGCAAGTAACTGAACTTCACTGATGTTTGAAAGCCTGCTAAAAGagggaatatatttttttttaaatgtgagaaactttttttaaaaaagtcacaACTAAAGCAAATATACTGGGAACATTTTCTATGTACTTCTACAATATCGCTGTATTTGTTAGGCCTATTCCATGGTCTTCCAAAGAGAGAACCTTaaaagattcctttttttctatcCAGCATGCTTAATTCCCATTTAATAACTTTTTTGCTTAGCCCTGACAGAGCACTCACCAATGAAGACGTTGATGTATGTTAAGAGCACTGCCACTGGTATTCCCGTCAGGAATATATAGAATTTCTGTAGAAGGGATAAAAACAAAAGGTGTAGGAAACTCAGAACCCTGACAAATTTACATGAAGTCTTGTCTGAAAATGGTGGAACAGCCAATAACTCTTAGATTTGCATTCCTAGGTTGGAAAGGGATGTTGTAGGTAAACACTGCTGATGGCAATGAGTTATTTAATGAACCACAGCACACAAAGAGCAACGCTGTGTCAGTCCATGAGCCCGTTTGGGTCAGATTCACATCTCCCAGTGAGGTCAGTCtgtgcagcagcaaacagcaacaCCTCCCTGAAATCTGCCTCAGCATCTTGGCACGACTGGCTCCAGCACTCAGCTGGAATGAGGCACTGACAGCAAAACAATAATCCAACACCAATGCAACCACTGTGGGCTCTGGTAGCCGTGGAAGGCAGATAAAGGAGTCCTGATCGCATGAAGGGAGTTGTATCAAATTGGCTGTTGCCCCTTATAACAGGATTTATCCAAAACCTGGCTTTGGAAGGGTCACACTCAGGTCAGGCTTCCTAAATCTCACCTCTGGTGTTAGTGGTTGTAGGTAACTGAAGGTAAGCCCTGTAGAAGAGGAACTGATATGCTTCAAAAAGGAGGATGGAGTAGAAAGCATTTGTGGGTCATGCATATACGAACACAGACATGTAATTTAAGAATGCTACAACAGCAGTAATTTAAGTACCTATCGCAAGCTTTGCTATCTAGCCAGTCTTTTAACTTCATCTAGCCCTGATTTTACAGCATATGACCAGGAAAATTTTGAAGAAGACCTGAAATTCTTTTTTATGTAAATAGTGCCAACCACATCTTAGATGCTGTCACATAAACAATAGAGGAAATTGTATTTTAGACACTCTTACACCATTTGCAAGCCATGTGTTACACTGAATGCAATACATTTGATTTTTAACTCACCAATAAGCTCAGAAATCGAGAATCATAAAAACTCGTTGCCTTGATGATAAACATTCTCTTCCCATGGCTGCCGCTGTGTCGTACAGGAACTGAAAATTGAACCAGAGTATTATGGTTTTGTACCCCACTGGTGCTTATGCCAGGACAAGGTCAAACATAcgtgggaaaagaaaaaaaaagaagagtgcACAACAGCGGCTGAATTTTCTGCAGTTCACCTGAAGTAATTTCGTATTTTGCTAGCATGAAcctatttttcttctaactTTAGACATAGATCTATGACTACCTGTAAGCACCAACACGTAAATCAGTGAATGTCACCAAACAGGGCCAAGCAAATTGACAATTAGaataccaggagggtgggcCTCCCGCCCGTATCCAACCATGCTTTACCCAAACCCGGCAGTTTTCACAGGAACGGGGACACAACACTGCACCTGCTCAGCCCCCGGCCCTCCCGCGGCCTCCGGGACGGCATCTTTGCCCGCTCCGCAAGGTCACCTCGCCCccaccgcccccgccccgccgctcccccgccGAGGCCGTACCGAGGGTGCTGGGGAGGCGGGGGGCGATCCCGGTGATCCCGGTGATCCCGGTGGTGCCGGCGCCGCCCGCCCTCCGCGCCGCCCAGGCCGCGGCCGCCCTCAGCACCCGGCTCATGGCCGCCATGGCTGGCACTGGcacggggcggggccggcggcgccGCTTCCCGCCGCGGGGTGAAGCCGGCGGCCGCCATCTTGGGGAAGGGCAGGGCCTTCCTTCCCTGTACCTCCGGCGCGGTGGGAGGGCACGAGGGGTGAGGCCGCGCGGGCGCCATCTTGGGAAAGGGCAGAGcgctccctgtgctccctgtgccGCGGGAGAGCGCGGGGTGAGGCCGGGCGGGCGCCATCTTGGGAAAGGGCAGAGcgctccctgtgctccctgtgccGCGGGAGAGCGCGGGGTGAGGCCGCGCGGGCGCCATCTTGGGAAAGGGCAGAGCGCtctctgtgctccctgtgccGCGGGAAGCGCGGGGTGAGGCCGGGCAGGCGCCATCTTGGGAAAGGGCAGAGcgctccctgtgctccctgtgccGCGGGAGAGCGCGGGGTGAGGCCGGGCGGGCGCCATCTTGGGAAAGGGCAGAGCGCtctctgtgctccctgtgccGCGGGAAGCGCGGGGTGAGGCCGGGCAGGCGCCATCTTGGGAAAGGGCAGAGcgctccctgtgctccctgtgccGCGGGAAGCGCGGGGTGAGGCCGGGCAGGCGCCATCTTGGGAAAGGGCAGCTCCCGCCCCGTGCCCCCGGTGCTGTGGGAGGGCGCGGGGTgatggcggcggccgcggccatGGCCGCTCTGGGCCGGGGCCTCACGGCCGCGCTCCGACTGCCCCGGGCTCGGCCGGAACTCCCCGGGTACGCACCGCGCCGGGGGGACTCGGGCTCAGGCACGGGGGGGCAGGCGCTGTTCCCAGGAGGAAGGAGCGCCCTTGGCGGGAGGCGGGTGTCCGTGTGTCCCGGTGTCCGTGTGTCCTGGCTCCGCCAGCCAGGGTGGTGCGTGGTCGCAGGCACCGTGTAAGGGCAGCATAACGCGGTTCCCTGTGCCTGTAGAGTCCTGCAGTCATTGTGCCGGTGCTTCCAGCGTGGGTGGGCTTTGTGCTTTCCCGTGTGTCCACAGCTTTTGCCATTGAGGCCACGACGAAGGGCGTGtgttctccctctctggagacaccCCTGGATGCGTTCCTATGTCACCTTTTCTTTTGGCAGGGGTTTTGAACTGCATGATCTCCAGAGGCCCTTTGTAATTCTAAAagctctgtgattctatgatctacTCTTGTACAGCATAGCTCAAACTTActccttaatttttaattgttcatTCTCTGAGTATAGAAAATTAGATAATTAGATGACGGGGAGGAGAAAACACCGAGATGACATTTTTGTGGCTGAGCAAACCCCTGCCTTTCCCCCCACACCTGTCCGTAGGACCTGTGCCTTTGTGAATGAAACAAACATTCTCATTTAGcggaatattatttttcttatcatACAAAGTTTTCCTTCTAACTTTTATGCAGAATGGTGCTGAATCTGTACCACAAGAACCTACGAAAAATTGAGCCCCTCCATCAGGTGAAGTTCCTGCACACAACTGTGTCTCAGAGGGGTCTGGAGGAGTTTTTTGATGATCCAggaaactggggggaaaaaagtgtaaAGTCTGGTGAGTTATATTTAGCATTTCTGATAGTGATCTTTGAGCTGAAATCTGGGGGTTTTGCATCATAGGGAGTATTCACAGCTACATAAAACTTACTTTTCTATGTATATGTACATACATCCACTTGTGCATCTTTATGCCTgttaatttttcctgtgtgtaGTCAGTGTTTATGAAAGTAAATAGCAATTGTGcagcaaaatgttttgctgtaaaTCCTGTGCGTTGCTCTGAAGTGAATGTGTCACAGAAGAGGTGTGCTTTGATGAAATGTAGGTCCTATGGAAGAAAACTAGTCCAGTGTAGAGGTTCATTTTACAGCTTTCCTTATTCCCAGCCTTTTACAAACACAGATAAACACTGCGTGTAGTTGCCTTTTTGcattgtgttttaaaagcaaagctgaatATCCTCGAGGATGGCTGTCCAAGcagtagtatttttttaaaaagtggtcTTTGTACTGTTGTGTCAGCTGAGCCTAATAGAAGCAcgttttttattttccagaataaGAGAACTTTGTTCCATTAAATTAATGgtggttttttatcttttacagGGGATTCATGGAATATAAAGCAGCTCAGGGGCAAGAGTAGTGAAGACCTGCACAAACTTTGGTAAGTAGGTTTTAGTGAAGaagcttcttttctttctgagcagctctgcgctttttaatgaaatgtggCTGGTGAACTTATCCAGTAACTTTAGTCTGCCATAGAGCTCTGCAGGCTCCAGCCAGCTTTGGGCCTGGATCAGCCCCGGTTCTGGCCCTGCTCAGAACACAGAAGCTGCACTGCAGGTGGCTGTGGGACAGCTGTGTCTAGTTCAGAGGGCTCAGGTTGGGTACAAACCCTCTGGGGATTGTTTGAATTGGACAGACTTGGTTGTCAGTGCCTTCTGGTGGACTGGGCACTTCGTTTCATCAGGGTGCTCAGGCTGGCATTTATTCTGATTTAGGAAGTTTCTGAAGCTGGAGGTGGCATTGCCACttcagggctgtgccagggctgaaCTTAATCATGACTGTGAACAgctttttccttgctttgacttgtccttttcctgtgtACATGTAAGAAAAATCTGGCTCTGTCCAGGTAGTGGAAGACAACTTAGTGTTAAACTCTTCCCTCCCAAGCCTTCTTTATTCCAGACTAAGTAAACCTGTCTCCCTCATTCTTTTGTTTATGTGAAGCCAGCAGGCACAGGATATGGGATTACAGATAGTAAGTGAATAACTGCTTAGCTATCCAGGAGTTATTTTTGTATTACTGTGCCTTCTGCTCTAGGTATGTcctgctgaaagaaaagaacatgCTCTTAACTTTAGAGCAAGAATCCAAACGACAGCGCAAGCCTATGCCCAGTCCAGAACGATTAGAAAAGGTAACTTGTTCACActacataaaaaataataactcTTAAGTAGAATTGCTGAAAAATCAAGTGTTTGTAAACTTGTTAAAgaccatttttttaaaattatttccctgaTTTTAGTGTATACACGAACTGCTCAAGTCATAGTTTGGTCAAGGCAGCTTTCTCATTGTCCACTGGGTGTTACTGGGGCTGCGACCAGACTCCAgtgaaaaactaaaataactCAACAGCCACTACAAACTATAAGCAAatcttttgtttgcttctcctgcttccttccGACCCCTGCCTCAGAGCTTCCTATACTTTTGCATCGGCATTGGATCTGGCTTTATGCATTACCCAGCTGGTCTTTAGTCAAGTATCAGACTGCCAGTTATTTCATATCTGTCGTGCTCTCAAGTTAGGTTTTTGAAGCACCCATTCCTTACTGTTCTAGTACACAGGGCCTGCTGAGAAAGAAGTCGTGATCAAACTCCAGCATGTTTTACCATTGTTCTCCCTTTAAATTTTGTCTTGAGCTTTTTTAAATTGTCAGCATTGTTTTATGTTGGTGCATCCTGAAACTATTTACCATTTCCAGGTAGAAACGTCTATGAAAAATATAGACTTGGttgtcagagaaagagaaattgctCTGAGGCTTTTACAAACGGGCCATGAAAAGCCAGTCCCTGGCGAGTGGAGACATGACTTCTTGGGACGCACCTTCTGGTATGGAAAGCCTTTTTTCTTAACGTGTGAATTTTTCTTGTGGTGTGTCTCTCTCCCAGAACGTCCTTATCAAATCAAGGAAAGATGCATATACTGTATAAAACACTGGAGATGCAGTTACAAACCAGGCCAGCAAGAGCTGGAAATAAATACCCACATACTAATTCTGCAATCTCCCAGACCACTTCATCACTGTACTGAAACTAGAAGAAATTGGTAAAAtcccaaaatgaaaacaatgtaTACATTCTGTAATCATTTTTATCTGTCTCCAACAGGTACAGTTACAAGGAATGGCCAATACCGTGGCACTTgaacaaaaaacacaaaaagaagagattCTATTACTTACCTCATGTGAATCACTTCATCAggtaaaaagatttttttcacattgAAAGTTCTCTTCTTCTGTTCCTGTCCTTATTccactttaaaaggaaaaaatagtaataatcCTTTGGCTTTCAGCTACTAGACTGAAAAttaggctttttaaaatttacagcttgctcttttttctgttCCCACCTCAGTTACCACAAGACATGGTTATGCAGTTGCACTGTATAAGTAACTTCAAATGCAGACTACCAAAAATCCTCCCAGGGGCTGAACTTCTGTAGAATTCAGAAGCAGagtaaaaatattactttgCAGGCTTTTTTACTTATCAAAAGCAAATGAATACTGAAGTTGTTCATCACTGAGAGCCTCTATCTGATGGGGGGGGAGCTCATTAAGGTGGTCACAAGCTGGCTTGAAATTAACCACATCAACTTCTCTATTTCAGACTCAGACTTGAAAAAGCTTTACGGAAAAGGGCAAGGCAGCAAAACCTGGAGAGGACGAGGCAGAAGGTCTTGGAAAGGAAGTTCCCTGACCTTGCTGTGAAATCCCAGAGCCAGTAACATGCTGGAAGAGCACTGCAAGCAATCGGTCGAGTGTCTGTGGAACATGAATCGTGTTCTGGAACCACAAATGACTCCACTGAGCATTCCAGACAGcctccatctttttttttttttgttttaataccaCATTTGACTTTAATTAAACTTGTGATCTGGAACtaaaaagcagctttggtgTAATTTCTCACATTTCCAGAAACAAATGTTGTGTTATCCAGCTGTTACAAGAGTGAGACTTACATCAGGAACAGTGAAGAGCAGCCATGGAGTGCCAGCTGACAGTAAGAAGTGTATGGGTAATATTTACCTGGTTTAGTTTAACAAATGTACATTAAAACCAGACCGAAACATGAAAGCATCTGAAGCTCACAtacaagccttttttttccctgaccctatttttctgatatatttttctgagtattttccCTGAGTTACAGGTAAGCTACCCAAGGTGTATTTGCTTTCTGCATAAAGGCACTGGTAAATGGGGCTCTTCTGTCTGCTATGAgcaattttttcccctgctttaaAAGTCTGGCTTCTTAGAAAGTATGAAATACTCAGCATGGGAACTTCTAACTATACAGTTGTCCTGCCTagacttcttttctttgttttcaattcAAACACTTGTgcaatgggtttttttgcagagtGAAAAATGTTTGAAGGAAGACTGCAATAGTCATCTATGAAATTAAAGTAggtactgctgctgctctcaggtcACAGAAACACCTTCACCTTTCACTTCTGAAAGCTTTTAACCTCCATATGAGGTGGTCTAGAAATCTAGACTAAAGTCACACCAGTCTTTCAGGAAGCAAATGTGCTCAGCAGTATAATCTGGTAAAACACTGCAAGGGAACCAGTAACGTTTCCTGTATCTGTCTCCATAATTTTGACCTTCACTTACTCCTCTGCATGACACAAAATTCCCCCTATTTAAACTCAGAATCTTTATAGTGGTAAGAAAACCTCCAGAAGTGTTTTGCTCTCCGTATGCTGCTGGAATATTAACAGGTATTACTACTGCACTGCAATTCTTTTAAGATAAAACAGAAGATAAAAGCTGGTTTGGCATATTGAAATCTAAGCACACCACTGAGGAAAAGCTTAAAAACACCACGCACTGCAGGGGGCTGAGGTGCCAGTTCAGTTGATGTTCCATGTTCCACTTGAATGCAAACTGGACTGAGTCTTTTTCTTCCACAATGGCAAGAGCTGGTGACTTGGATCACTTGGTGCAACTCTGCAGTTTGCCTCATTTTGCAAGAGAAATAGAGTTTGTCAATAGCTTTGAAAATCTGGATCAAGCAACTTTGTCTCAAGAGTAACTCATGAGTCTCATGATAAGACAAAAGCAGACTGGTTTGataaattactttattatttGGAGGTAATGTGAAACTTTTCAAATAGAGGCCTCATAATTATTTACCCACAAGAGCTTTTAGGATACAAAAATGTAGCagtactgtttattttttttagatcAGTTAAATGCTATTTGGTTTTCCACAGCTTTTGAGATAAGGAGCAAAACTTCATTGTGTCCCAAAACAGACCATCACACCACTGTAATTTAAAGTAAGCTTAAAAGCAACATCAAGCTGCGTCTTGACAGCCAattcctgctgaaaaaaaaagtcatcccCGTTCCTGTGACCCTGAGTGCACCTTCCCCCTGCAAACACAGGCACTTACAGACCCTGCTGGGAGGCACAGAGGGAGCCACACCAGCCATgggcacacagcagctgctcctcagctacagctccctgcagcagggtcAAGCCACACACTGAAAGCTTCTGACTGCTCCCAGTCTTGGAGAGGCAATTCTTTGTCTCAATTCCTCTGTCTTGAACAAGTTTTGCTTCTCACCTACATCACAAAGGCATTAAATACATTCTTAGACATCAGGTGGAAAGCATTGCTTGCGTACTGAAATGAAACTGCTCCGTAACAAAAAATTAGCAAACCAGTGCTTAATATAACATTCACTCCATGGAATGTAACACTTCTGTGAGACAGTAAAAGTTTACACTAAAATAGATCAATGAATACAAACTTTCAACTTTTAAAACAGCAGAGTAACTTTCTCTGCAAGTACTCACAAGGTTGCTCAAATATAAAAgaccaaattttattttttaagagaaaaataagagcAATTTAAGGCCAAAGTACCAGCAAGGAAGACTAGTATGTGAAAGCAGACAAGAAATTAgacaagaaatatttaataaataagcACAGGCATTTGCAAGGTTATGCCTCTATCTATTAGCTAACCTGTAAAGCTGTTCCCAGGAAAAGATACTAGAGAAAAATAGACATTTATACAAAATCATAAAAAGCTTGTTACATGAATTATTGCTTTACAAGGGACGTAAACATCCTTTTTCTATTATAGTACCAATTAGGTCTCTCAAAATTTCTAAGGTTTGTTAAAATGGAACTtgaattatgaaaaaaacccaatataaACTTTCTACAAAAAACAGTCCATCCCATTCCTGAGTATGCTAAAGCTATAAAACAGAAGGAGCACCGAGCAGGCAGCAGTTTTCACAGTAAAGAGGTCTAAGGACATTTTCTTTCTACAcactgttttcctccttcttcatATTCTTGTTTAGAAATCCACATCTGTTGGAAAGTaccctacaaaaaaaaagaaacaaaaccaacacaaaataaataaatatcagaaCACAAAGGAAGGTTAATTGAAACATGATTAGCTTTTCCTAGGAGGGAGAACAAGCAAGTCCTTGCATTATATGAGGTAATAGGACTTGACCTGCTTAACTATCTCTTCCTTGACTTTTATTGCTAAGGGATTAAACTCAAGACAGGAAGTGCAGCACCAAATGCTTATTTCAGTCTCCCTTTCCCATGATGATCAATTAACCCCCACAAACCATTTCAGCACTCAGAAACTTGTAGACCTACACACAGGAATATGATGCAGAAACAGGTTTGCTACTTTCATGGTCTACTAGATACAGTCTAGAGAAAGTGCATGTATTTCAAGATTGCACCTTGCCATTAAAAATGGGAGAACACGGAAGGATATGTTGTCACTGGAAATGCTCATAcctctttttaaaacagattcTCTTCACCTTACCATGAGGATAGCCAAGATGATGATTACATAGCACAAACTCTGCAATGCACACTTCTGGGGAATCAGATGTCTGGGTGACAGTGCTGTTCAGCACAGCAACAAAGTAACACAGGTCTACTAACCAAAGAAGCCAAAATGGAGCCCCCAATCCACGAGCTGAACCTCCGCTCCACAGTCGTGTTGTTCGCTATCAACTTCAGGCGCATGCTCTGCACAGAAAAGGAGCCAAAACCAAACGTCAAACTGGAAGCTGGTGACCTTTAGGGACAAGCAGCAGAAGGAACCTGGTGTCTATACCAACATGCAGCTTAAAAAGGTCCATTTTAGTACATCTGCACTACTGCTCATCTGCCCTCTATTTAGAATTCAAAATCAGCCACAGTGGAACAGGAAATGTGGCTTTTACCTTGTCTCCCAACAGCAAATGGTTACGGCAAGGAATGGGGCAGGTAGAGAGCAGTATCACAGTGTATACTGTCATCTCCAACACTGCACTGGGACTAAAATGACTAATGTTGCTAGACCTAACTTTTATCTAGCCTTTTTTGGACCCAttcattccttttgctttcaaaatgcCTTGTAGCAATAAAATCTTTGCATTTCAATGGGTTCCTCCTCAGCTATTATAAGCAGTGAATGAACACATTTCTCAGTTTCTCCTAACATTCATCATTTCAGAGTTGTCACAAGCAGAACATTTTTGCTTGAATACTAAAATTCAAGAAATATCGTAATTATATCTACTCTCAGATGCAAGGTATCAATACTTTCTTTGACATcaagtcattaaaaaatatgtaaatatgttACTCATAGACAAAACCTAGTGATTTAAGTTGTCTGCCATATCAAGGAAAAACAATTGCCACCATGACGTGACCTCAGGCAGAATGACTGAATGTGCCTCAAGTTAGTCAGCAACACTTCAGAAGAGAGACCATCAAAGGAAATACTGGCTGTTGCTTGAGGAAAATTACAGAACTTAGGATCACAATATGAAAGCAAGAGTGAAGCAGTAAAATATTCATTCCAAGGTATATTGGAATTTATTCTGTCTAAAAACTCTTCaagaattctttcttttctttagagaGGGAGGTTTCTTAACCCTGAAGAAACCTGTTCAGCTGTCAGGTTCCTAAGAAAGTCAAAGCAATGATATCCTTGAGTACTTATGTGGCAGAAAAGTGAAAGGGTAAATACTCAATGCAGTAATGGAAAGAGTTGTTTTACCGGTGGGGTTTTCTGAGACAGCTCCCTGTTCAATCTGTCTGTGAAACTCTGTATTagagtgtttcctcctgctACAATCACGCTGCCATAGAGAccctaaagagaaaaaaacaacctagaGCATTAATTCTGAAATCATTCTGAAAACAGCTCTTTCTCACAATAGAGAGGGGTGGCACAAGGATGTATAGTCAACAGCAATAATACATCTCTTGATGCCAACAGTATTACCTCTCCCAATTcagttaaatatttaatcaCTTAAAAATATTGCAAGGCAGCTTAATATTTAACTATAAAAGGAAGACAGAAGCCATATGATTAATGATTctaaattatttcacagaacGATTTCTACTATGAAGAACCCTCAACCTACACATCTCCCCTGTATCcaaattgttgggtttttttacagctgAATGCAACCCCAAAAGAAAACCCTGCAGCAGTTTTCTATCTCGCTACTGCTGCAGTTGGTGAACACacaccacagcccagcccacTAAGCCCTCCCACACACTGGTtaacagaaaaaagatttttgaaaaaacTCCCATGCAGTCTGTATAAAATTGACACCTGAGAAAGAtagaacattatttttaaaaataaagttttcctttaaagcttcttctcctctttctaCTCTTTATAaatttgtcatggtttagcatagtttgggtttttagttaaagagggCTCCATCATGTACATTCCATGTATGTTCTAAACATAGAAGATATTCAAAGTTACAAACATAAATGCTTATCTGAAGCCAGTCCAAGCCAAATTATGCAGTGCCAGCCACAAAATCTGTACATCAGATCTTTAAATATGGGTAGAAACACTCAGTAAAAGATCCTGATTTAGCATTTTGTAAGACAAAACACTAATGGTACATATCCCTATATACAAACACTTAATACTTACAGAATTATTCTAATGTATTTACCATTATCCTAGAAAATCCACATCTTCACTGTTGCTGTTCTAGTCCCAAAAACATGTATCAGCACAAAAATATCTATGCTTTAAAACACTGCCTGGCTGACTAACACTTACCGGCCTGATGTCTATATCACACATTCCAACGCTTGTTGTGACAACGTGGCTCACACCCAACATCGTGTTACCAGATAAACCCTGCAGGGAAAATTAGGAATCTACACATCATTGCTTCAAAAGAGCAAGGCATAGAAAAGCCCTGAATGAGttgaatttacaaatattcTGAAGAAGGAGCTAAGCattttgttaggaaaaaaaaaaccctcctatTTTCCCAATCACCACCCATTTTGAACATTTCATCGTTCCCTTGCCCAGCCATAATTCAAGACAGGTAAATTCTACCCCCAGGAGAACCCCACAGTGCAAATGCATCCAaatcatgaaattaaaaatattatacaAAAGGAAGCCAAGTGATAACCTAGTCATGTAAAGCCTTCCAATCACAGCTATCACAGTGGTTTTACCTTTACATTGGAAGGGTCAAACAATCCCTCAGGAATTTTCAGACGCTCAGCACCAAAGTCACAGTTGTAGCCATTGGGAAACTCGTAATGAACTGTTGGCATCTGTGCTGCTACCCTGGAGCATCAGGCAGAAAGCAACACATTAAAGTGCTTTCTAAACAGGGTGTCAAGTTATCTAAGCAGCGTTATAAACTACAGTGCCAATGGGAATATTGTGATTGATAAGATGTACAagttcaaataaaatttattatgaTCTCATCTTGGAGTATTAAACAAAAAACTACATCCTGGATATATGCAGTATTCCTACTTTCATAAATAAACAGTGTTTAGATAAAACTTCTTTCCATAACAAAACCAGCCAAGAGCAGTGAACAGGCTGAGCTCCCCACGCACAACTGGTAACTGATTTtacaagaaagaagaaagtaacGTACTGTTCATCATAGGTTGAATCTGATACTTGGAGGACGGAAGCCTGAAAGTCCTGAATGACACACTGTGGAGTTAAAATTAACATGAATTTATATGAATTTTAGTCCTCaattatataaaatttataGAATTAGTACTaactttttaaagattttctaGTTCTTCAAGAGAAAACGCTGATATACTTGCAAACAAAACTTACTTATAGAACACTCAGGGGAGGTGAAAGAGGGAAGAATGACCTACTTACATTACACATGTAATTGTGCCAAGACCTGGTGACCTGGGGcaacttctcttttctcttccaattTGCTGGTGACCCCTCACGAACTGCCTCCTGAGATTGTAGGGTACACAATCACCAGGTAAACATTTAAGCCTCTCCCCAAGAAAACATTTACTAAATAAAGTTACTTTCCCACCTTTGAAGCAATCATATATGGAGGAATTATCTCTATGTTCATTTCCTGAAACAATTCCCGGCACTGCATAGTGATAAAATCTCCTGCAAGTGGTGATTTTACAATACCTagaaggcaaagaaggcatccaaaataaaaactgaaacaactCACCTGGAAAGTATCCAAATCATGAACAGACTCTCCCAACTATTTGTCAGTGAACTcgattaggggtttttttccttttaaatgggACACACAGATGTAAAAACAGTAATGAAAGTATACAAGCAGAAATCAAGCTAACTCAGCCTTGATATTCCAATATAGTTATCCATGAAAGTTTATACC belongs to Corvus moneduloides isolate bCorMon1 chromosome 10, bCorMon1.pri, whole genome shotgun sequence and includes:
- the ACTL6A gene encoding actin-like protein 6A, whose amino-acid sequence is MSGGVYGGDEVGALVFDIGSYTVRAGYAGEDCPKVDFPTAIGVVLERDNGSTLMEIDGDKGKQGGPTYYIDTNALRVPRENMEAISPLKNGMIEDWDSFQAILDHTYKMHIKSEASLHPVLMSEAPWNTRAKREKLTELMFEHYNIPAFFLCKTAVLTAFANGRSTGLILDSGATHTTAIPVHDGYVLQQGIVKSPLAGDFITMQCRELFQEMNIEIIPPYMIASKEAVREGSPANWKRKEKLPQVTRSWHNYMCNCVIQDFQASVLQVSDSTYDEQVAAQMPTVHYEFPNGYNCDFGAERLKIPEGLFDPSNVKGLSGNTMLGVSHVVTTSVGMCDIDIRPGLYGSVIVAGGNTLIQSFTDRLNRELSQKTPPSMRLKLIANNTTVERRFSSWIGGSILASLGTFQQMWISKQEYEEGGKQCVERKCP
- the MRPL47 gene encoding 39S ribosomal protein L47, mitochondrial, which gives rise to MAAAAAMAALGRGLTAALRLPRARPELPGMVLNLYHKNLRKIEPLHQVKFLHTTVSQRGLEEFFDDPGNWGEKSVKSGDSWNIKQLRGKSSEDLHKLWYVLLKEKNMLLTLEQESKRQRKPMPSPERLEKVETSMKNIDLVVREREIALRLLQTGHEKPVPGEWRHDFLGRTFWYSYKEWPIPWHLNKKHKKKRFYYLPHVNHFIRLRLEKALRKRARQQNLERTRQKVLERKFPDLAVKSQSQ